A part of Marinomonas rhizomae genomic DNA contains:
- a CDS encoding ABC transporter substrate-binding protein gives MLNVRSALLHKKPEAKTVTKLTCLAAILLSSTGIAQAADGLSIESWRSDDANIWSDVIIPAFNKSHPDTKVNFAPTPPTEYNSALQAKLKAGSAGDLITCRPFDTALDLYKDGYLANLNDLKGLKQFSDVAKSAWVTDDGKDQFCMPVASVIHGFIYNKEIFKELNLSIPKTRDEFFNTLDTIKSESRYIPLAMGTADQWEAATMGFQNIGPNYWEGEKGRKALLTGEEKLTDKAYVDTWKELAEWKPYLGRGFEAQKYSDSQNLFTLGRAAIYPAGSWDIQTFNNQADFEFGAFPPPVAKSGDTCYISDHTDMGIGINANSTNKEAAKVFLNWMASKEFATLYANAVPGFFPLSNHQIDIKDPVAQEFMSWRQQCKSTIRNSYQILSRGTPNLENQLWNVSAQVINGTMTPEEAAKETQDGLEQWYKPQQ, from the coding sequence ATGTTAAATGTTCGTTCCGCTTTACTTCACAAAAAACCGGAAGCAAAAACGGTTACAAAGCTCACTTGCCTAGCGGCGATACTGCTTAGCAGTACTGGTATCGCGCAAGCGGCAGATGGTTTATCTATTGAAAGTTGGCGTAGTGACGATGCTAACATCTGGTCAGATGTTATTATTCCAGCCTTCAACAAAAGTCACCCAGACACAAAAGTAAACTTCGCACCAACCCCTCCAACTGAATACAACTCGGCACTGCAGGCAAAGTTAAAAGCGGGTTCCGCTGGTGATTTAATCACTTGCCGTCCATTCGATACCGCTCTCGACCTTTATAAAGATGGTTACCTAGCCAACTTAAATGATCTAAAAGGCCTCAAACAATTCTCCGATGTAGCGAAAAGTGCTTGGGTAACAGATGATGGTAAAGACCAATTCTGTATGCCTGTTGCGTCTGTTATTCACGGCTTTATTTACAATAAAGAAATATTTAAAGAACTGAATTTATCTATTCCTAAAACACGCGATGAATTTTTTAATACTCTGGATACCATCAAATCAGAAAGCCGTTACATACCACTAGCCATGGGGACTGCAGACCAATGGGAAGCCGCCACAATGGGATTCCAGAACATTGGCCCGAACTATTGGGAAGGCGAAAAAGGTCGTAAGGCACTCTTAACAGGCGAAGAAAAGTTAACTGACAAAGCCTATGTGGACACTTGGAAAGAACTGGCCGAGTGGAAACCGTATCTGGGCAGAGGTTTTGAAGCGCAAAAATATTCTGATTCACAAAACCTATTTACTTTAGGTCGGGCAGCCATTTACCCAGCGGGCTCTTGGGACATTCAGACATTTAACAATCAGGCGGATTTTGAATTTGGCGCCTTCCCACCACCTGTGGCGAAATCAGGAGACACTTGTTACATAAGTGATCATACCGATATGGGGATTGGCATTAATGCGAACTCGACTAATAAAGAAGCCGCTAAAGTCTTCTTAAATTGGATGGCTAGCAAAGAATTCGCCACGCTTTATGCCAATGCGGTTCCAGGGTTCTTCCCATTGTCTAATCACCAAATCGACATCAAAGATCCTGTTGCACAAGAGTTTATGAGCTGGCGTCAGCAGTGCAAATCGACCATTCGTAACTCTTATCAAATCCTATCTCGTGGTACGCCAAATTTAGAGAACCAACTATGGAACGTTAGTGCTCAGGTTATCAATGGCACCATGACACCAGAAGAAGCCGCCAAAGAAACACAGGACGGTTTGGAGCAATGGTACAAACCTCAGCAATAA